GCGCTGGCAGTATTCCGGTTGAAGGCATTCAAATCTGGTTGGCATTACCCACGGACGTGGAAGATTGTGAGCCATCATTTGTGCACTATCCGGCGGATGCCATACCCTCTGTGAATTTGCCCACCATGAGCGCCCAAATACTGATTGGCAGTGCATTTGGGGTTGAATCGCCGGTTAAAACAGCCAGTAAAACAACCTATCTGGATTTAGCCCTGGGTGCTGATACGCGCTATGTGCCGGATTTCCCGCAACAGGAATTGGCGATTTATGTTGCCTGGGGTAATGTCAGGGTTAACGGTGAAGAGGTACAAGAGTTTCACATGGCCTTGCTGGATGAAAATGCGGTTATCGAAACCGATCACGATGCGCGCGTATTGTTATTGGGTGGTGAGTCGTTGGCGGGTGAGCGATTTATTTTGTGGAACTTTGTGGCGTCATCACGTGAAAAATTACGTGCAGCCGGTGAGCGCTGGGAAAATAAAGAGTTTGCTATGGTGCCAGGTGAAAGTGATTTTATTCCTTTGCCTAAAAGCTAATTAAGATAAATCGTTTGGTTATTTTTAGCTCCCCCTTTTTTCAGAAAAGGGGGGAATTGAGTGCGAATGCTAGTAGCGGTACAAAGTGAAAAAGTTACGAAATAGCTTTATTCACAATCACTTGGGCTTCTGCAATTAATTGCTGCAAATGTTCTTTGCCTTTGAAGCTTTCGGCGTAAATTTTATAAATTTCCTCTGTGCCTGATGGGCGCGCCGCAAACCAGCCATTTTTACTCATCACCTTAATACCGCCAAAGCTGGCATTGTTACCCGGTGCGTGCGTTAAAATATTTTCAATCTTATCGCCTGCTAATTCGGTGGATGTAATTTGCTCGGGTGATAATTTTGACAAGGCTTTTTTCTGCGCACTGTTTGCCGGTGCTTCTACTCGCGCTTCGGCGGCATGGCCAAATTCATCGGCAAGCAGCTTGTAGCATTCGCCAGGATCGCGGCCAGTATTGGCTTTAATTTCTGCCGCTAACAGGGATGGAATAATGCCGTCTTTATCGGTTGTCCATACACTGCCATCGATGCGTAAGAAGGAGGCTCCAGCACTTTCTTCACCGCCAAAGCCCAGCGAGCCATCAAATAAACCCGGCGCGAACCATTTAAAACCAACCGGCACTTCATACAACCGACGACCAATTTTGTGGGCGACCTTATCGATCATAGCGCTGCTGACGACTGTTTTACCTATGGCTGTATCGGCGCGCCATTGTGGGCGATGCTGAAATAAATATTCAATCGCAACAGCAAGGTAATGATTTGGTGGCAACAGGCCGCAGCTTGGGGCAACAATTCCGTGGCGATCGTGGTCTGCGTCGCACGCGAAAGCCACATCAAATAAATTGCGTCGCTCAACCATGCCTTGCATTGTGTAGGCAGAGGATGGATCCATGCGAATCTTGCCATCCCAATCAGCAGTCATGAATGAAAAGGTTTTATCGATGGTTGTATTAAGCACTTTTAAATTCAGTTGGTAGTGATCGGCAATGGCACTCCAATAATTAACGCCGGCGCCACCAAGCGGGTCTGCACCCATGTGCACATTGGCTCCGCGAATCGCTTCCATATCGATCACATTGATCAGGTCTTTGACATAGTTGTGCACATAATCGTGGTGATGGGTTGTTGCCGATTTTATCGCCTGGTGATAGTCCATGCGTTTTACATCACGCAGATTATTTTCCAGTAATTCATTGGCGCGAGCTTGCATCCAGTTGGTGATGTCGCTGTCGGCGGGCCCGCCATTGGGCGGGTTGTATTTAAAACCGCCATTATCGGGTGGGTTGTGTGATGGGGTAATAACAATACCATCGGCCAGGCCCGTGGTGCGACCACGGTTGTAGGTCAAAATCGCATGGGAGATCGCCGGGGTAGGGGTGTATTCACCGCCTTGCGCGAGCATGATTTCAATCCCATTGGCCGCAAGCACTTCCACGGCGCTGATCTGCGCAGGTTCAGACAAGGCGTGAGTGTCTATACCCATATACAAGGGGCCGGTGATGCCCGCTTGTTGGCGGTAATCGCAAATGGCCTGACTGATCGCCAACACGTGATTCTCGTTAAAACTGTAGGTCAAGGACGATCCGCGGTGCCCGGATGTCCCAAAACTAACGCGTTGTTCGGCGATGGAAACATCCGGTTTATTGGTGTAGTAGGCATCGATCAGTGCGGGCAGATCTACAAGCAATTCCTGGGGTAGCAGCTTGCCGGCCAAAGGGCTGGTAGACATAAAAACTCCTGAAGTTAACAGATGTGCGGATTGATAAATGTTGTTTTGATTATGAATGCTATTTGCCAACACTGGCCGTTAGGGAAAGGGCTGGTACAAACAGAGGTTGAGATGGCCATATGGTAGCGCGGTTTGATGGCGGATGCACTGGGATACAGGGCTGTTGCACCAGCCCTGTGCAATATTTATTACGCGAGCTTATCGTAAATGGCGACATATTGTTGCGCACTCAGGTCCCATGAAAAATCCTTGCTCATCGCATTCAATTGCAACTGCTTCCAGCGAGCGGGATGTTCATAGGTGGCCAGTGCACGTTCTATTGCGGCAAACAATAATTCGGGAGTGGGGTGCTCAAATACAAAGCCATTGGCGTGCTCATCAACGACTTCGCCTTGTTGTTCAAACACGGTATCGCGCAAGCCTCCCACCGCATGGACCACCGGTAAGGTGCCATAGCGCAAGCTGTAGAGCTGGTTTAATCCGCAGGGTTCAAACAGCGATGGCATGAGAAAAATATCGCTGCTCGCCTCAATGCGGTGTGCAAAACTTTCGTTGTAGCCAATAGTGACTGAGACGCGCCCGGGGTGCGTGTTGGCGATCTCTGTGAGTGCGGCCTCGTAGTGAGGGAAACCACTACCGAGAATAACCAACTGACACGGCGTCGATAAGAGTTGCGGCATTTGCGCCAGAATCAAATCAATTCCTTTTTGATCGACCAGGCGCCCGACAAATCCTAACAGCGGCAGGCGTTCATCAAGGGTAAGGCCGAGTTCTTCTTGCAGCGCCAGCTTGTTTTTTACTTTGTTGCCCAGTGTGCGGCGATTAAAATTAACACTGATGTGTGCATCGCTGCCGGGGTTCCACTCATCCATATCAATGCCATTTAAAATCCCGGCAAGTGAGTCGCTACGATAGCGCATCAACCCATCCAAGCCACAGCCGAATTCTGGCTGCTGTATTTCATTGGCATAACTGGGGCTGACGGTGGTTATAAAATCTGCAAATGCCAAACCGCCTTTCATAAAGGACATTTGTCCGTAGAACTCGATGCGTTCGTGATGCCAAAACCCCGAAGGCAGCTGCAACTCCTCAAATGCTTGATAGGGAAAAAGACCGCGATAGGCGAGATTATGAATGGTAAACACCGTGGCGGGCCGCTCCGGGTGCAGCGATAGAAGCGCAGGAATCAAACCGGTTTGCCAATCATTGCAGTGCACAATTGTCGGTCGCCATTCCAGCTGTGCTTGATCCAAAGCAATCAACTCAGCGGCTTTGGCAAATAAATAAAACCGCTTGTGGTTATCAAACCAATCCGCACCATCCGGGCCGCAGTAGGGATTGCCGTCGCGTGCGGAAAACTCGGGAATATCCACCAGAAGTACGGTGACACGCGATCCTGGTAGACGAGTTTGTTTAATGGATAAGATGCGACCATCAACATGTAACTGTGCGACTTCTTTCACGCCAGTCGTTAATTTTTGCATCACACTTGCATAGGCTGGCAGGATAATTTTTACATCATGCCCCAGCTTGAGTAATGCACGTGGCAAGCTTGCCGCTACATCGGCAAGCCCGCCGGTTTTGATGAGCGGATGTACTTCACTGGTTGCAAAGAGAATTTTCTGCATGAGTGATCCTTGTCGTTAACGGTTACGCGAGTTTTAAAATTAGCGCCCCCAAGGGTGGCAAATTAATTTCCAGCGATTGTTGATGATTCATCCAGGCAACAGGTTGTGAGTAAATAGGGTTGCTATTGCCCCAATTACTACCACCATAGAAGCTTGAATCTGAATTCAACAATTCGTTGTAGCTCCCTGCAACAGGTACGCCAATTCGATAATTGCTGCGCGGTACTGGCGTACAATTCAAAATAACAATACAAAAATCCGTATCACTTTTGCGAATGTAACTCACAATAGACTGTGTGCTGTCGTGGCAATCAATCCATTCAAAACCATCACCACGAAAACTGTGCTGATAAAGTGACGGCATTTGGGTGTAGCACTTATTCAGGTCACTGACGAGTGCATGAATTCCCTGGTGCGGTGCAAAATCCATCAAGTGCCAATCGAGCGTGCGGCTCTGCGCCCATTCGCTCCATTGAGCAAATTCACTGCCCATAAATAAAAGCTTGGTGCCAGGGTAGGTAAATAAATAGGTATAGAGCAGGCGAAGGTTGGCAAATTTTTGCCAATCATCGCCGGGCATTTTATTGATCATACTGCCTTTGCCGTGCACGACTTCGTCGTGTGAAAAGGGCAATTGAAAATTTTCAGTGAAGGCGTACATCATGCCAAAAGTTAATTGGTTGTGATGGTACTGGCGATGGATTGGATCTTTGCTGAAATAATCCAGCGTGTCGTGCATCCATCCCATATTCCATTTCATCGAGAAGCCCAAACCACCCACCCAGGTTGGGCGCGTTACTTGTGGCCAGGCAGTTGATTCTTCGGCAATCACCAAGGTGCCCGGGTGTTGCCCGTGACAAATGGCATTTAATTGTTGCAAAAAGCCCATGGCTTCCAGATTCTCATTGCCGCCATGGATGTTGGGAATCCACTCACCGGGTTCCCGCGAGTAATCCAGATGCAGCATGGAGGCTACCGCATCCACCCGCAGGCCATCCAGGTGATACTCCTTCAACCAGAAAAGCGCATTGGCCAGCAAAAAGTTGCGCACCTCATTGCGACCGTAGTTGTAAATTAATGTTCCCCAGTCGCGGTGTTCGCCCAGGCGTGGGTCTTCATGCTCATAGAGTGCAGAGCCGTCAAAGCGGGCGAGGGCATGTGCATCCTTGGGGAAGTGGGCAGGAACCCAATCCAGAATGACCCCAATATGGTGTTTATGCAGGTAGTCAATAAAGTAGCGAAACTCATCCGGGGCTCCAAAGCGACTGGTCGGCGCGTAATAGCCGGTGGTTTGATAACCCCAGGAGTCATCCAGCGGGTGTTCACTGACGGGCATGATTTCAATGTGAGTGAATCCCAACGGTTTTACATAGTCGACCAATTGATGGGCAAGGTCGCGATAACTCATAAACTCACCTGCCCAGCCACGCCGCCATGAGCCAAGGTGCACTTCATAGACAGACATGGGTGATGCCTGCCAATCCCAGTGTTCACGTTTTGTCATCCAGTCTGCATCTTGCCACTGGTACACTGAGTCGGCTTTTACAATGGAGCCGGTTTGTGGGCGCAGTTCAAAGGCTTGGCCATAGGGATCAGACTTGAGGAAAACCGCGCCGGTGGCGCGATTGCGTATCTCGAATTTATAGAGAGCGCCGGGTTTAACACCGGGGATGAACAGCTCCCACAGACCGCTACCGCCGCGTACGCGCATTGGGTGAGCGCGGCCATCCCAATCATTGAAATCGCCCACCACACTGATTCGCTCGGCGTTGGGAGCCCAAGTCGCAAACAAAACGCCGTCTATGCCCTCAACCGTGCGCGGGTGTGCACCAAGATGTTGATAGATGTTCCAATGTTGGCCCTCGGCAAAGAGGTGCATATCAATGTCGCCCAATTGTGGGGCAAAACAGTAGGGGTCGAATTCAGTATGGGGCACGTTGTGGCGATCCGACCATTGAAACTGATAATAAGCGGGCAGATTTTTAGCTAAACCCCGCCAGGTAAAAAAATCCGTGCCCTCTACGCGAGTCATGGGAGTGGGCTGATTATTGATAATTAATGCGGCATTGCGTGCACCGGGAAGATAGGCGCGAACCAGAGTGTCCGCTTCTGCTGTCACTTTATCCCCCAGCGGATGTCGGCCGAGCACCTCAAAGGGATCATGATGCGTCGCAGTCACTATGCGTAACATCTCATGGCTCAAGCTATTATCCTGTTTTGCATGCGTCATTCGATCAATTCCTGTCTAATTGTTGTGGCATCTGATGCCTTATGGTGAAACACCATAACGCCTTGAGAACCCTAAAAAAATATCAGCCGATTCTACTCTGCTAGCTTAGCCAGTATCCGCTTATTTTGTTGCACGATTTTGGAAATAAATTTCATTCAACTGAACGCAATTGCAGGTTCAATGCCAAACTTGAGACTACACTTGTTCGTGCACTTAAAATAAGCCTGCGCTTAATGTTAAATGCACCATAAGTTTTTTGTGATAGTTGCATCCTTGAGCCAGATCAATTTATTGGCACTGATATTGCTCTCTCTATGGTCATCGCAGTCACAAAAAATTCATAATCTGCAAACACAATAGCCATAAGGAAGAAGATTTAATGAGTACACAATCATCGGGTCGTTTTGTAAGTCGACTTACTCGAGAAACACTGGCAATAATCCTTGCAGGCGGGCGTGGCTCCCGATTACATCAACTCACTGACTGGCGAGCAAAACCAGCGGTTCATTTTGGCGGAAAATTTCGCATTATCGACTTTCCTTTATCTAATTGCGTCAACTCCGGTATTCGCCGTATCAGTGTACTTACGCAATATAAATCCCACTCGTTGGATCGCCATGTGCAGCGCGGCTGGGGTTTTTTGGGCGGTGAATTGGGCGAGTTCGTAGAGCTTATCCCCGCGCAACAGCGCTTGAGTGAATCCTGGTATGTGGGAACTGCAGATGCGGTGGTGCAGAACATCGATATTATCCGTCGCCACAATCCGGAATATGTCCTTATCCTTGCTGGCGACCATGTTTATAAAATGGACTACGGCACCATGATTGCAGCCCACGTTGAACGTGGTGCCGATATTACGGTCGGTTGTATTGAAGTGCCACTGGAAATCGCCCATGCCTTCGGGGTAATGGATGTCGATAAAGATTTTCGCATTGTGAAATTTACCGAGAAGCCAAAAAATCCAGAGCCTATTCACGGTAAGCCGGATAAAGCATTGGCGTCCATGGGCATTTATGTTTTTAGTACCAAAGTGTTGTTTCGCGAACTGTTAAAAGATCGTGATGATCCGAATTCATCACATGATTTTGGTAAGGATATTATTCCTTCCATGATCAAATCCCATAGAGTGACTGCATTTCCATTCCGCGATCCAGTCTCGGGTGGCGATGCGTATTGGCGCGATGTGGGCACAGTGGATTCGCTGTGGGAAGCCAACCTTGAATTAACCGGAATCTCTCCGGAATTGGATTTGTATGATGCCGAGTGGCCTATTTGGACTTATCAGGAACAAGTCGCTCCCGCCAAGTTTGTGTTTAATGATGAAGGGCGTCGCGGTTACGCAGTGGATTCCTTAATTGCAGGTGGTTGCATCATTTCCGGATCCGCGGTGAAGCATTCATTATTATTTCCCCGTGTACGTGTACATTCGTTTTGCGAGATTGAAGATTCAGTGTTGTTCCCCAGCGTAGAAGTAGGGCGCAACTGTAAAATCCGTAAAGCGCTGATTGACCGACGCTGCAAAATTCCCGATGGCACTATTATTGGTTACGATCAGGAAGAAGATAGAAAACGCTTTCATGTGTCGCCCAAGGGTGTCGTTTTGGTTACTCCCGATATGTTAGGACAGGATGAGATCAATGGTTAATCATGGCAAAACGAAGGTCGTTTTTCTCTGGCATATGCACCAACCGGATTATCGCGACATAATGACAGGGGAATACTATTTCCCCTGGACATACCTTCATGCCATTAAGGACTATGTAGATATGGCGGCGCACATAGAAGCGCAACCTGCTGCAAAAGCTGTGGTTAATTTTGCTCCCATTTTACTTGAGCAACTCGACGATTATGCGCAGCAGATTGCGGCGCATTTATCGCGGGGTGAAAAAATCAAAGATGCGGTATTGGCATCATTGGTTGACCCTGCATTACCGGCGCCGGGTACCATGGCGTTTACCGACCTTGCACGAAAATACTTGCGCGCAAACCGCGAGCGAATGATCGAGCGCTTTCCTGTATTTAAGGAGCTTGCGGATGTCGTTGGTACATTTGATGAAAAACCGTTTATTAGTCGCTACCTGAATGAACAATTTCTTGTGGATTTATGTGTGTGGTATCACATCAGTTGGCTTGCTGAAATTCCACGCCGTACCGATCTCCGCATCCAAAAATTACAAAGCAAAGAGCGCAATTATTCGCTTGCTGACAGGCGCGAATTGCTCGGCATAATCGGCGAGCTTATGGCATCCATCGGGCCGCGTTATCGCGCACTGGCGGAGTCAGGACAAATTGAATTATGTATGAGTCCTTATGCCCATCCAATTGTCCCTCTGTTGATCGATCTCAATAGTGCTAAACAAGCAATGCCGGATGTCAGCTTGCCGAATGCAGATTTTTATCCAGATGGACGCAATCGCGCTCGCTGGCATTTGCATGAAGGCATCAAAGTGTTTGAGCATTATTTTGGCAAGCGACCACGGGGTTGTTGGGCTTCTGAGGGCGCATTAAGTGATGACACATTAAAGCTCCTGGAAGAAGAAAAGTTTGATTGGGCGGCGACAGGTGATTCTGTGTTGCATAACAGCTTGCGCGCTCCGGAAAATCTTGCAGTAGCAAATGATATTAATGCAACACACCAGTCGCTGCATCGTGCGTACCATTTCCATAATACGAACATCAATACTTTTTTTCGCGATGATGGCTTGTCTGATCTGATCGGTTTTAAATACGCGACTTGGCATTCAGACGATGCAGTGGGCGATTTACTCAATCATATGGTTAATATCGCTCGTCACGGTAAAGACAACAAAAATACTGTCATTTCAGTGATTATGGATGGTGAAAATGCCTGGGAATATTTTCCTGAAAATGCCTACCACTTTTTACACACCTTGTATGAACGTTTAAGTAATCACCCTGAGCTTGAATTAACTACCTATAGCGATTTATTGGATAAACAACAGCCTGCCGCTGTTGCTGTCCCGCATTTGGTGGCGGGCAGTTGGGTTTATGGCACCTTTTCAACCTGGATTGGTGACAAAGATAAAAATCGCGGCTGGGATATGTTATGTGATGCCAAGCAGCAAGTGGACGCCGCGCTCAGCAAACGATCATTTACAGCGGCAGAACTGGCGCAAATTGAAAAACAATTAGCACTCTGCGAAGGATCAGATTGGTTTTGGTGGTTTGGGGATTACAACCCGGCGCAAAGCGTGAGTGATTTTGAATATTTATATCGTCGCCATCTGATTAATTTGTACGCCTTAATTGATCAGCCAGCTCCCGCTTATTTGCATCAAGTGATCAGCGTTGGTGGCGGCGACCCGGCAACGGGTGGGGTGATGCGACAAGGTCATGCCAACTGATATCGTATGATTATTTTATTGACCTAAAGGGAAGGGCACTCATCGATGGTTAACAAATCACCTTTGTTCCAACGTCGTACCGCCGGTGTTTTGTTACATCCAACATCGTTACCATGCTCCGAGTCCTATAGCCGCAATGAAATTACAAAAGCCTTTGGAACCCTGGGAAAGGAAGCCTATGCATTTGTAGATTTCATGGCGACCGCCGGATTTTCAATCTGGCAAATGCTGCCAACCGGGCCAACACAAGCTGATATGTCGCCTTATCAATCTATTTCAGCGCATGCAGGAAATCCGGATCTGATTAGTCTTGATTGGCTGGCTGAAAAAAATTGGATCGATGCAGGGCAGGTGACAACCAAGGAGCCAATCCCCCTTGCAGAGTTGCGCGAGTTGGCGGCTGCATCGTTTTACAAACATTTGGGCAGTAATCCAGAACTTGAGCAGGCGTTTGCTGCATTTCGCCAAGCACAAGCCTATTGGCTGGATGACTTTTCACTGTTTAGCGCGCTGCGCGCCGAATACCAAAATACTTCATGGGTGGATTGGCCAGCTACAATTCGTACTCGTCACGATGAGGCGCTTAACCAAATCCGGCTCACCTTAAAATACAAAATTGACCAAGTATTGTTTGAACAGTTTGCTTTTTTTAGTCAGTGGAGTGCGCTAAAAAAGTATGCGAATGAAAAGGGCATTTATCTCTTCGGCGATATGCCCATTTTTGTTGGGCACGACAGTGCCGATGTGTGGGCGCAACAACATTATTTCAATCTGGATGATCAAGGGCGGCCACTGACTGTAGCCGGCGTGCCTCCTGATTATTTTTCTGAGACGGGCCAACACTGGGGTAATCCGCACTATAACTGGAATCAAATGCAGCAGGATGGATTTCAGTGGTGGTTGGCGCGATTGAAAACGCAATTGCATTTGTTTGATTTAATCCGGATCGACCATTTTCGCGGTTTTGAAGCCTTTTGGGAAATTCCTGCTGACGGTGAAGACGCTCGTTCCGGCAGATGGGTTAAAGCGCCGGGTGAGGCATTTTTGCAGGCGTGTTTTGATGCTTATCCCGAGCTGCCGTTAGTGGCAGAAAATTTGGGTGTTATCACCGACGAGGTTGAAGCCTTGCGCCGGCAGTTCAACTTGCCGGGTATGCTGGTGTTGCAATTTGGGTTTGATGGCAATAGCAATAACCCGCATTTACCACACAACCATAGTCGCGATGAGGTGATTTATACCGGAACCCATGACAACGACACTACGCTTGGCTGGTACGAAACCTTAGCGGATGAACATCGCAAGCAACTGCAAGCTTATTGTTTTAATTCAACGGAGCCAATGCCATGGTTATTGATTGAAACGGCGCTGGCTTCGGTCGGAAGTATGGCGATTATTCCGATGCAAGACCTTTTGGAACTGGATGGAGGGCACAGGATGAATATGCCCGGGACAACGGATAAAAATTGGGTGTGGACGTTTTTGTGGGATCAGGTTGATCCAGCATTGGCCGGGCGGATCCGGCAGTTGTTAACAATCTATCATCGCCTTGGCTAAAGGCTCCATGGCCACAGCGGTTGGTAGCACATTATCACTCAACCTATGTAGGAATCATTATGGAACACAGATGCAGCGAGCGTTATACGGCAGATATAAAAATCCTGATTTATCGCTACGGTATTCCGGTCGCTATTGGTCGTATCAAAAATGGAAATCGATATGGCTTGTATATCGAGTCAGACTTGGCAGATGTGCATCCTTTACAGCAATTAGGCATCGAGGTGTTGGTATACCGCAGCGCACAGAAGCTTCAGCGCTACAAATTTGAATCCATCGTTGTCCATAGCAATGGACGCGGATTCGGCCTTGAACTTGATACCCTAAGTGAAGATGCTGCAACCCAACTGACAGAAATGCTGCTAGCAGCACCGGTAACTCCACAAACCACAGAGTTATTTGCTATGGTGGCAAACGCTTGAGGATTCAGGCTCAAGCACATAATCAGGGGCGCCCCAGGCACAGGTATATCAATATATAATTGCGCATAATGTATATTATGTTAAATTGCAGTTATGGATTCCTTGTGCACTAATGCGCCCCTTCTTTAATTACATCTGATAGATGGCGCACTGGTTTTATGAAGCATAAACAACTGTTAGAGCGTTTGTACGCTGAGGTCGAAACAGTCATTCTCAGTAAGCAGCATCCGGTTACCGGCCTGCTTCCCGCCAGCACAGCAATTACCAGCCATGGCGACTATACCGATGCCTGGGTACGCGATAACGTTTATTCCATTGTCAGTGTCTGGACCTTGTCCATGGCATTCAAGCATCAAGGCGAAACTTACAAAAGCGATCTGCTCGAACAATCTACCATCAAGCTGATGCGCGGTTTGTTGCAATCCATGATGCGCCAAGCCAATAAAGTTGAAGCTTTCAAACATTCCCTGGAAAACGGCGATGCGCTGCACGCCAAGTACGACACGGCGACAGGTTTGCCGGTTGTGGCGGATGATGCCTGGGGGCATTTGCAAATTGATGCAACGTCCGTTTTTCTATTGATGCTGGCACAAATGAGCGCCTCTGGTTTGCGCATTGTGTGCACCTACGATGAAGTCGATTTCATCCAGAACCTGGTGTATTACATTGCCAGTGCTTACCGCACGCCGGATTACGGTATTTGGGAGCGCGGCAATAAAGTGAATAATGGCAAGACGGAAATCAACGCCAGTTCCGTTGGCATGGCTAAAGCAGCCTTGCAAGCCTTGGACAAATTTAATCTGTTCGGAAAACACGGTGACCCACGCGCAACCATTCATGTGATTGCCGATGCAATCTCTCTGGCCAGAACCACCCTCGCCTCACTGCTGCCACGGGAATCGCTATCCAAAGAAACGGACAGTGCGCTGTTGAGCATTATTGGTTTCCCCGCATTTGCAGTAGGAAAAGAAACGCTGGCAACACAAACCCGCGATTCAGTGTTAACCAAGTTGGGCGGCAATTATGGCTGCAAACGATTTTTATGGGATGGACATCAAACCGTACTCGAAGAAAGTTCACGA
The nucleotide sequence above comes from Cellvibrio sp. PSBB023. Encoded proteins:
- the malQ gene encoding 4-alpha-glucanotransferase, with amino-acid sequence MVNKSPLFQRRTAGVLLHPTSLPCSESYSRNEITKAFGTLGKEAYAFVDFMATAGFSIWQMLPTGPTQADMSPYQSISAHAGNPDLISLDWLAEKNWIDAGQVTTKEPIPLAELRELAAASFYKHLGSNPELEQAFAAFRQAQAYWLDDFSLFSALRAEYQNTSWVDWPATIRTRHDEALNQIRLTLKYKIDQVLFEQFAFFSQWSALKKYANEKGIYLFGDMPIFVGHDSADVWAQQHYFNLDDQGRPLTVAGVPPDYFSETGQHWGNPHYNWNQMQQDGFQWWLARLKTQLHLFDLIRIDHFRGFEAFWEIPADGEDARSGRWVKAPGEAFLQACFDAYPELPLVAENLGVITDEVEALRRQFNLPGMLVLQFGFDGNSNNPHLPHNHSRDEVIYTGTHDNDTTLGWYETLADEHRKQLQAYCFNSTEPMPWLLIETALASVGSMAIIPMQDLLELDGGHRMNMPGTTDKNWVWTFLWDQVDPALAGRIRQLLTIYHRLG